Proteins from a single region of Mucilaginibacter daejeonensis:
- a CDS encoding endo-1,4-beta-xylanase, with product MKKNILLVAILSSSMVCACSKHGATTDPNPQPPVVTSPPVTTEGSLRTAMPFPFGAAVNISLLKSNASYRAVVVKEFNSLTAENAMKASALHPQQTTFDWTDADYLVDFARQNDKRIHGHTLIWYKSLPSWITNFQGDAAAWESVFKTHIQTIVSHFKGKVTSWDVVNEAFEDDGTLRNSIWLQKLGNDYIARAFQYAHEADPDAQLFYNDYGNEYGPTKRTAILNLVNNLKSRGIPINGIGMQMHTRYNMTESNWTTAINTAAQTGLKVHISELDIAMNPDNDQNLTFTAALANTQAQKYLYIVKAYNAIPKAQQFGITTWNVSDADTWITGNYNRPDWPLPFDKNYNRKPAYQGILDGVK from the coding sequence ATGAAAAAAAATATCTTGTTGGTGGCCATCCTGTCAAGCTCGATGGTATGTGCCTGTTCAAAGCATGGGGCTACCACTGACCCTAACCCGCAGCCTCCTGTGGTGACGTCGCCCCCGGTGACCACCGAGGGAAGCTTACGAACGGCCATGCCATTCCCATTTGGTGCGGCGGTCAATATCAGCTTGCTCAAAAGCAATGCCAGTTACAGGGCCGTAGTGGTAAAGGAGTTCAATAGCCTTACAGCCGAGAACGCCATGAAGGCATCCGCCCTCCATCCGCAGCAAACCACTTTTGACTGGACCGACGCTGATTACCTGGTAGACTTTGCCCGGCAGAACGACAAGCGCATCCATGGCCACACGCTGATCTGGTATAAATCATTACCGTCATGGATCACCAATTTTCAGGGTGATGCAGCAGCTTGGGAAAGCGTGTTCAAAACGCACATCCAAACTATCGTAAGCCACTTTAAAGGCAAGGTGACGTCGTGGGATGTGGTGAACGAGGCCTTTGAAGATGACGGAACCTTACGCAATAGCATTTGGTTACAAAAATTAGGTAACGACTACATAGCCCGTGCCTTTCAATATGCCCATGAGGCCGACCCTGACGCCCAGTTGTTCTACAATGATTACGGCAACGAGTATGGCCCCACCAAACGCACGGCCATCCTGAACCTGGTGAATAACCTTAAGAGTCGCGGCATACCGATCAACGGTATAGGTATGCAAATGCACACCCGCTACAACATGACCGAAAGTAACTGGACCACGGCCATTAATACGGCAGCACAGACCGGCCTCAAGGTGCATATCTCTGAACTGGACATTGCCATGAACCCTGACAATGACCAAAACCTGACCTTTACAGCGGCGCTGGCCAATACACAGGCACAAAAGTACCTGTACATCGTAAAGGCTTATAATGCCATACCAAAGGCACAACAATTCGGTATCACTACCTGGAACGTGAGCGATGCCGATACCTGGATCACAGGCAACTATAACCGGCCCGACTGGCCCTTGCCTTTTGACAAGAATTATAACCGCAAGCCAGCGTACCAGGGAATTTTAGATGGGGTGAAATGA
- a CDS encoding SusC/RagA family TonB-linked outer membrane protein, with translation MRSNRYIYIIFTVLCCLIAGGSATAQKLDEPITISGKVLDAQKQPLAGVSVFKQESRTAVQTAADGTFSLQALPTELILFQYNGYITQTKSAGELNKTEVIMQAALIDAGDDDDVYIPFGVRKKRQLTGTISTVKGSQLPQLPSSTLNNVLVGRLAGLYIQQTDVGPGADAATFLIRGRSSYNSNQAPLILVDGVQRNFTDMDLNEVESVSVFKDAASLSWYGMNGANGIISVRTKRGSATRTRITFDAQGGVQTPMDITRPLDAYTYANLYNEAQINSGGNAVYDQTALDAYRNGTDPIKYPNNNFVDRFIKKAAPTQRYVATISGGNAFARYFTMISYFNQDGLYKGASNPVYNSNSNFKRYNFRTNLDLHVNKNLDVQVDVGGRINDLRHADATNSTILGSIYTTPANAYPVLNPDGSFGGTSLFRTNPLGLLTADGNTNDLTRFLLATLTAKQKVGFVPGLSVNVLFSYDIRSNYTSGYSQDFAVYEPGSTAGTYNSFGTAVPLAFASTDFNSNLRNNEFWGGFDYDHNFNKHGINFSTRYTRSVIAAPGSLDDKAEGWSNRLTYNYNQRYFVDLIGSYSGSQVFAPGKQWGFFPAVSAGWIISDESFLKDVKWLNYFKLRGSYGVVGSDVYSLGRRYAYNNYFSRGQAGFIFGTGFAAPAATTQNALANPDLTWEKAKKTSIGFDTKFFGQMISLSADYFQENRSDLLTNALTPSIIGQSVIQVNAGKARYRGFETELNFYKKIGKVAVNVFGNYTYQKSKVLAINEEAGLPSYQKSLGHSISSVMQVSSSGTTYVSNFLQADGIFQSDAEVASSPVQRFAGTVKAGDIKYKDINGDGVIDNLDFVRTDYNFVPKAYYGFGGSVKYSNFDVAFTFQGTTGRTISINNIVNSGTANNGYLNQFSVDRWTPATAATAQFPRLLVADRNNNTQNSDFWLRNGDYLRLKHAELGYTLPLNWVSKIKLSSARIYLSGFNLLTFDKLDGLNIDPEMPQSGYVFAYPNLRTYSLGLNVKF, from the coding sequence ATGAGATCGAACAGATACATTTACATCATATTCACGGTGCTTTGCTGCCTTATCGCGGGCGGCAGCGCCACCGCTCAAAAGCTCGATGAGCCGATCACCATATCGGGCAAGGTACTGGATGCACAAAAGCAGCCACTGGCCGGGGTGAGCGTGTTTAAACAGGAATCAAGGACCGCAGTACAAACAGCCGCCGATGGCACCTTTAGCTTACAGGCACTGCCTACCGAGCTGATCCTGTTCCAGTACAACGGCTACATCACCCAAACCAAAAGTGCGGGCGAACTGAACAAGACCGAAGTGATCATGCAGGCCGCACTGATCGATGCCGGCGATGACGACGATGTGTACATTCCGTTTGGTGTACGCAAGAAGCGCCAGCTGACCGGTACCATCAGCACCGTAAAAGGCAGCCAATTACCGCAACTGCCATCCTCTACACTCAACAACGTATTGGTAGGGCGTTTGGCCGGCTTGTACATCCAGCAAACAGATGTTGGCCCGGGTGCTGATGCCGCCACCTTTTTGATCCGTGGGCGGTCGTCATACAACAGCAACCAGGCGCCATTGATATTGGTGGATGGCGTACAGCGCAACTTTACCGATATGGACCTTAACGAGGTGGAAAGCGTGAGCGTTTTCAAGGATGCTGCCTCGCTGTCATGGTACGGCATGAACGGTGCTAACGGCATCATATCGGTACGTACTAAACGCGGCTCGGCTACCCGTACCCGCATTACCTTTGATGCGCAGGGCGGCGTACAAACACCAATGGACATCACCCGCCCGCTGGATGCTTACACTTACGCCAACTTATATAACGAGGCGCAGATCAACAGCGGTGGCAATGCCGTTTACGATCAAACCGCGTTAGATGCCTACCGCAACGGCACCGACCCGATCAAATACCCGAACAACAACTTTGTGGATCGCTTCATTAAAAAAGCGGCACCTACTCAGCGCTATGTGGCCACCATAAGCGGGGGCAATGCCTTTGCCAGGTACTTTACCATGATCAGCTATTTTAACCAGGATGGTCTGTACAAAGGCGCCAGTAACCCGGTGTATAATTCTAACAGCAACTTCAAGCGCTATAACTTCCGTACCAACCTGGACCTGCACGTGAACAAGAACCTGGATGTACAGGTGGATGTGGGCGGCCGTATCAATGACCTAAGGCACGCCGATGCCACCAATTCAACCATATTGGGATCTATCTATACCACCCCGGCCAATGCATACCCAGTATTGAACCCTGATGGTTCGTTCGGCGGTACCTCGTTGTTCCGCACCAACCCTTTGGGTTTGCTGACCGCCGATGGCAACACTAACGACCTGACCCGCTTTTTACTGGCTACCCTTACTGCTAAACAAAAAGTTGGTTTCGTACCGGGTCTGTCTGTAAATGTGCTGTTCTCGTATGATATCCGCAGTAATTACACATCAGGCTACAGTCAGGACTTTGCCGTGTACGAGCCAGGCAGCACCGCGGGTACCTACAACTCTTTTGGCACGGCAGTGCCTTTGGCCTTCGCCAGCACCGATTTTAACAGCAACCTACGCAACAATGAGTTTTGGGGTGGTTTTGATTACGACCACAACTTCAATAAACACGGCATCAATTTTAGCACCCGCTATACCCGCAGCGTGATCGCTGCGCCAGGCTCGCTGGATGACAAGGCCGAAGGCTGGTCGAACCGGCTGACCTACAATTACAACCAGCGCTATTTTGTGGATCTGATCGGCAGCTATTCGGGTTCGCAGGTGTTCGCGCCGGGCAAACAGTGGGGATTCTTCCCGGCGGTATCAGCAGGGTGGATCATCTCTGACGAGAGCTTCCTGAAGGATGTGAAATGGCTGAACTACTTCAAGCTCCGTGGTTCGTACGGTGTGGTAGGCAGCGATGTCTACAGTCTGGGCCGCCGTTACGCTTACAACAACTACTTTAGCCGCGGGCAGGCCGGTTTTATATTCGGTACCGGTTTCGCTGCCCCGGCTGCCACCACGCAGAACGCTTTGGCCAACCCTGACCTGACCTGGGAGAAGGCCAAAAAGACCAGCATCGGTTTCGATACCAAGTTCTTTGGACAGATGATCAGCCTGAGTGCCGACTACTTCCAGGAAAACCGCAGCGACCTGCTTACTAACGCCTTGACGCCAAGTATTATTGGCCAGTCGGTGATCCAGGTGAACGCCGGTAAGGCCCGCTACCGCGGCTTTGAGACGGAGCTGAACTTCTACAAAAAGATCGGCAAGGTGGCCGTGAACGTGTTCGGTAACTACACCTACCAAAAAAGCAAGGTGTTGGCCATCAACGAAGAGGCTGGTCTGCCGTCATATCAAAAGTCATTAGGACACAGCATCAGCAGTGTGATGCAGGTGAGCTCATCGGGTACTACCTATGTGAGCAACTTCCTGCAGGCCGACGGTATCTTCCAAAGCGATGCCGAAGTGGCGTCTTCACCGGTTCAGCGTTTTGCTGGCACGGTCAAAGCAGGCGATATCAAATACAAGGACATCAACGGCGATGGCGTGATCGATAACCTCGATTTCGTACGCACCGACTACAACTTCGTTCCTAAAGCTTATTATGGCTTTGGTGGCTCGGTCAAGTATTCCAATTTTGATGTGGCCTTTACCTTTCAGGGGACCACCGGCCGTACCATCTCGATCAATAACATCGTGAACAGCGGTACCGCCAATAACGGCTACCTCAACCAGTTCAGCGTTGACCGTTGGACACCGGCTACCGCAGCAACAGCGCAGTTTCCGCGCCTGTTAGTGGCCGATCGCAACAACAATACCCAGAACTCCGATTTCTGGCTGCGTAACGGCGATTACCTGCGCCTTAAACATGCCGAGTTGGGCTATACGCTTCCGCTGAACTGGGTGAGCAAGATCAAACTGTCGTCAGCACGCATTTACCTGAGCGGTTTTAACCTGCTCACTTTTGATAAGCTCGATGGACTGAACATCGATCCGGAGATGCCGCAGTCGGGCTATGTGTTCGCTTACCCCAACCTGCGCACTTACTCACTGGGCCTAAACGTGAAATTTTAA
- a CDS encoding glycoside hydrolase family 2 protein: MQRSRLLIILLLTVVTNAFAQAPLIQNIQGRKLLSLNGRWNYIVDPYENGFYDYRHEAFDASASGTGGFYDDKKPKDKGELLEYDFEYAPTMNVPGDWNSQAEKLEMYEGTVWLRRKFNADPQSGKRYVLYFGAVNYESHVYLNGKKLGIHKGGFNPFQFEVTGKLRAGENSIVVKADNTRHQDEIPTINTDWWNYGGITRDVFVAEMPGTYIADYKVQLAKGDAGRIEGYVQLNGKDLSQQVTLNIAEAGIKTTVKTDASGKALISIPVKKLKYWSPEEPKLYSVNISAGTDAVTDKIGFRTIQVKGTDILLNGKSVFLRGISIHDENPLLKGRNRSTGDLRMLLTWAKELNCNYVRLAHYQHNEEMIRLADEMGLMVWAEVPVYWTISWQNPATFQNAQGQLTDLITRDVNRAAVIVWSIGNETPVSEPRLKFMGDLAAKAHSLDDTRLVSAALEVHRKGNEAIVDDPLGEKLDLVSFNEYAGWYWGGDPSGITKYNFNIKYKKPVVITEFGGDALAGYHADANTRWSEEYQEALFKNQIAMLGKVSALRGMTPWILADFRSPRRQHPVYQNFWNRKGLVSETGKKKMAFWVLKNFYDEVQKKYQ; encoded by the coding sequence ATGCAAAGATCACGTCTGCTTATTATTCTACTGCTAACTGTTGTTACCAACGCGTTCGCCCAGGCGCCGCTTATCCAGAACATTCAAGGGCGAAAACTGCTGAGCCTCAACGGTCGCTGGAACTACATTGTTGACCCTTACGAGAACGGCTTTTACGATTATCGGCACGAGGCCTTTGATGCCTCGGCATCAGGTACCGGCGGTTTTTACGACGACAAAAAACCAAAGGACAAAGGCGAGTTGCTGGAGTACGACTTTGAATACGCGCCTACCATGAACGTACCGGGCGATTGGAACTCTCAGGCCGAAAAGCTGGAGATGTACGAGGGAACGGTATGGCTGCGCCGCAAGTTCAATGCTGATCCGCAAAGCGGCAAACGCTACGTGCTGTATTTCGGTGCGGTCAACTACGAGTCGCACGTGTACCTGAATGGTAAAAAGCTGGGCATCCACAAGGGTGGTTTCAACCCGTTCCAGTTCGAGGTGACAGGCAAACTCAGAGCGGGGGAGAACAGCATCGTGGTCAAGGCCGATAATACCCGCCACCAGGATGAGATACCTACCATCAATACTGATTGGTGGAACTATGGCGGTATCACCCGTGATGTGTTCGTGGCAGAGATGCCGGGCACTTACATTGCTGATTACAAAGTACAGCTGGCCAAAGGCGATGCCGGCCGTATTGAAGGTTATGTGCAGTTGAACGGCAAAGACCTTTCGCAGCAAGTGACCCTCAACATTGCCGAGGCCGGTATAAAGACCACCGTCAAGACCGATGCCAGCGGCAAGGCGCTGATCAGTATCCCGGTTAAAAAGCTAAAATATTGGTCGCCCGAGGAGCCTAAACTTTACAGCGTGAACATTAGCGCCGGTACCGACGCCGTGACCGATAAGATCGGCTTCCGTACCATCCAGGTAAAAGGTACCGACATTCTATTGAACGGCAAGTCGGTGTTCCTGAGAGGGATATCCATACACGATGAGAACCCACTGCTTAAAGGCCGCAACCGCTCTACCGGTGATCTGCGTATGCTGCTTACCTGGGCTAAAGAACTGAACTGTAACTACGTAAGGCTGGCGCACTACCAACACAATGAGGAAATGATACGCCTCGCCGATGAAATGGGCCTGATGGTTTGGGCGGAGGTGCCGGTATACTGGACCATCTCGTGGCAAAACCCTGCCACCTTTCAAAATGCCCAGGGCCAGCTTACTGATCTGATCACCCGCGATGTGAACCGCGCCGCCGTGATCGTATGGTCTATCGGTAATGAGACACCGGTGAGTGAGCCCCGCCTTAAATTCATGGGCGATCTGGCCGCTAAGGCGCACAGTCTGGATGATACGCGTTTGGTATCGGCCGCACTGGAGGTTCACCGCAAAGGCAACGAGGCCATTGTTGATGACCCACTGGGCGAAAAGCTTGACCTCGTTAGCTTCAATGAATATGCCGGTTGGTATTGGGGCGGCGACCCATCGGGCATCACCAAGTACAACTTCAACATTAAATACAAAAAGCCGGTAGTGATCACCGAGTTCGGGGGCGATGCTTTGGCCGGTTACCATGCCGATGCCAATACCCGTTGGAGCGAGGAGTACCAGGAAGCCCTTTTCAAGAACCAGATCGCTATGCTGGGTAAGGTAAGCGCACTGCGCGGCATGACCCCATGGATCCTGGCCGATTTCCGCTCGCCACGCCGCCAGCACCCGGTGTACCAAAATTTCTGGAACCGTAAGGGCCTGGTATCTGAGACGGGTAAAAAGAAGATGGCCTTTTGGGTGCTCAAGAACTTTTACGACGAGGTTCAAAAGAAATATCAATAA
- a CDS encoding RagB/SusD family nutrient uptake outer membrane protein, producing the protein MKSTTYFIYTAAMLVITIAGGCKKYLDDGSVTEGPITEQQVWANNDYARGVLYSAYNAVQDRYDIDDNGAMQASATDEAVNSNLNSNIYTFTNGTWSPFRTVDDVYSAMYTGLRRANLFLANVDGSNVVSVPSELSTTTTFDSTLVGQKARLKGEAFFLRAYFHFELLERYGRIVLATKVLSTDEELNLPRASFDEAVNRILLDCDSAIQRLPAWTNSWSNSNKGRATQTAAMALKSRLLLYAASPQYNPSGDAVKWQAAANAAKALIDRNLHSLSTSYANVFLFGTAPYNSEVIFSGQPSSRNDIEQNNAPVSYDGALGRTNPTQEMVDAFEMRTTGRPISDPLSGYSATAPYTNRDPRFDLVIHYNGKTYKSKTIDTYIGGKDGIGANVNATKTGYYMRKFFNDGVTWNQQSNTSSRRPWVIFRYAETLLNYAEALNEVAGPTADVLRSVNLVRQRTGVALPALQITNPAGNGYVQPTKEAMRERIRNERRVELCFEGHRFFDVRRWKEGARFFNVPVTGMRITRNTNGTFNYERFQVQNRVFADKNYLYPISQSELNRAPSLGQNPGY; encoded by the coding sequence ATGAAAAGTACTACATACTTCATTTATACAGCAGCCATGCTGGTGATAACCATTGCGGGCGGTTGCAAAAAATACCTTGATGACGGCAGCGTTACCGAAGGCCCCATCACCGAGCAACAGGTTTGGGCCAATAACGATTACGCCCGCGGCGTGCTCTACAGCGCGTACAATGCCGTGCAAGACCGCTACGACATCGACGATAACGGCGCCATGCAGGCATCAGCTACCGACGAGGCCGTTAACTCGAACCTGAATTCGAACATCTACACCTTCACCAACGGCACCTGGAGCCCGTTCCGTACGGTGGATGATGTGTACAGTGCTATGTATACCGGCTTGCGTCGTGCTAACCTGTTCCTGGCTAACGTGGATGGCAGCAATGTGGTGAGCGTACCCTCTGAATTAAGCACTACCACCACTTTTGATTCTACCCTGGTCGGCCAAAAGGCCAGGCTGAAAGGGGAGGCGTTCTTTCTACGAGCTTACTTCCATTTTGAGTTGCTGGAGCGTTATGGCCGCATCGTGCTGGCTACTAAAGTGCTGAGCACCGATGAAGAACTCAACCTACCACGCGCCAGCTTCGACGAGGCCGTTAACCGCATTTTGTTGGATTGCGATTCGGCCATACAACGCTTACCCGCTTGGACCAACTCATGGTCAAACAGTAACAAAGGCCGTGCAACGCAAACCGCTGCTATGGCGCTTAAGTCGCGCTTGTTGTTATACGCTGCAAGTCCGCAATATAACCCAAGCGGTGATGCGGTCAAATGGCAGGCGGCAGCCAATGCAGCCAAGGCGCTTATCGATCGTAACCTGCACTCGTTGAGTACCTCATATGCCAACGTGTTCTTGTTCGGTACGGCACCATACAACTCGGAGGTGATCTTTTCGGGCCAGCCTAGCAGCCGTAACGACATCGAGCAAAATAATGCTCCGGTAAGTTATGATGGGGCCTTAGGCCGTACCAACCCCACACAGGAAATGGTAGATGCCTTTGAGATGCGTACCACCGGCAGGCCTATCAGCGATCCGCTATCAGGCTACAGCGCTACCGCGCCATATACCAACCGTGACCCACGTTTCGACCTGGTGATCCACTACAATGGCAAGACCTATAAAAGCAAGACCATCGATACTTATATAGGTGGTAAGGATGGCATAGGCGCCAACGTGAACGCTACCAAAACAGGCTATTACATGCGTAAGTTCTTTAACGATGGTGTGACCTGGAATCAGCAAAGCAACACCAGTTCGCGCCGTCCGTGGGTGATCTTTCGCTATGCCGAAACGCTGCTGAACTATGCCGAGGCTCTTAATGAGGTGGCCGGACCTACCGCTGATGTGTTACGCAGTGTGAACCTGGTACGCCAGCGTACCGGCGTGGCATTACCGGCATTGCAGATCACTAATCCTGCCGGCAACGGCTACGTACAGCCCACGAAAGAAGCCATGCGTGAGCGCATCCGCAACGAGCGCCGCGTGGAGCTATGCTTTGAAGGCCACCGCTTTTTTGATGTACGCCGCTGGAAAGAAGGTGCACGCTTTTTCAATGTACCGGTAACCGGTATGCGCATTACCCGCAACACCAACGGTACATTCAATTACGAGCGTTTCCAGGTGCAGAATCGAGTATTTGCCGATAAGAACTACCTGTACCCGATATCACAAAGCGAATTGAACCGGGCACCGTCACTGGGACAAAACCCGGGTTATTGA
- a CDS encoding endo-1,4-beta-xylanase — protein MRNVSLTLVAVCMAVGACKTDKLDQPVPGNAADTKTALADTMKILKTANANIPIGAAVSSSLLSSVGSAYRETVKRHYNAITAENDMKMNALNTSKYVWNFAAKSTIPQFAKDFAFDRIHGHVLVWHRALPSHVTAIWTASASATQKRDTLDNMMRRHITNTVAYYSNNFLDASGKPLVRSWDVVNEAYDDSGVLRTGNAAEGSIWMNYMGEDYIEKAFRYARQAANANGNTDLKLFYNDYGHDYSSSKRNAIYNKVNALKLLTEGGKPIIDGVAMQMHIRYNTPKANVEDAILKMKQTGLKVFISELDINLRTASDQSAGTVLSASDIATRELLQKQLYKDVVEIYTRIVPVNQRWGITLWNVGDGDSAWGDDAKACLYDLNYTRKTNFYYFYDGLQIRP, from the coding sequence ATGAGAAATGTATCATTGACCTTAGTTGCTGTATGCATGGCGGTGGGCGCCTGCAAAACAGACAAACTGGATCAGCCTGTACCCGGTAACGCCGCTGACACCAAAACAGCCCTTGCCGATACGATGAAGATCCTCAAGACCGCCAACGCCAACATACCTATAGGTGCGGCGGTAAGTTCGTCGTTACTATCATCGGTTGGGTCGGCCTACCGCGAAACGGTCAAGAGGCATTACAATGCCATCACTGCCGAGAACGACATGAAGATGAACGCGCTAAACACCTCAAAGTATGTGTGGAACTTTGCGGCCAAAAGCACCATCCCGCAATTTGCCAAGGACTTTGCTTTTGACCGTATCCATGGTCACGTATTAGTGTGGCACCGGGCCTTACCATCGCATGTTACGGCCATTTGGACGGCCAGCGCATCGGCCACGCAAAAGCGGGATACGCTGGATAATATGATGCGCCGCCACATCACCAACACCGTTGCTTACTATAGCAACAACTTTTTAGATGCCAGTGGTAAACCGTTGGTCAGATCTTGGGACGTGGTGAACGAGGCTTATGATGATTCAGGTGTACTACGCACCGGCAACGCCGCCGAAGGCAGTATCTGGATGAACTATATGGGCGAGGACTACATTGAAAAAGCGTTCCGTTATGCCCGCCAGGCGGCCAATGCCAATGGCAACACCGACCTGAAGCTATTCTACAACGATTATGGTCATGATTACAGCAGCAGCAAGCGCAACGCCATATACAACAAGGTGAACGCACTAAAATTACTTACCGAAGGTGGTAAACCTATTATTGATGGGGTGGCCATGCAAATGCACATCCGCTACAATACGCCTAAAGCCAATGTGGAGGACGCCATCTTAAAAATGAAACAGACCGGTCTTAAGGTGTTCATCTCCGAACTGGATATCAACCTGCGCACCGCAAGCGACCAATCTGCCGGTACGGTATTGTCGGCATCAGATATCGCCACGCGTGAGCTTTTGCAAAAGCAGTTGTATAAGGACGTAGTGGAGATATACACCCGCATAGTGCCGGTGAACCAGCGCTGGGGCATCACACTTTGGAACGTGGGTGATGGCGATTCGGCCTGGGGCGATGATGCTAAGGCTTGCTTATACGATCTGAACTATACGCGCAAGACCAATTTTTATTACTTCTATGATGGCTTACAGATCAGGCCATAA